The following are encoded in a window of Haliaeetus albicilla chromosome 1, bHalAlb1.1, whole genome shotgun sequence genomic DNA:
- the NWD2 gene encoding NACHT and WD repeat domain-containing protein 2 isoform X1 — translation MWPAGAGGRLPCPRDAALRRAAFSGNLSALPSHLVPSGRSVRVFISANPEDTIAERSALREHVYPKLREFCRENYGLEFQVIDLYWGVEADEWDSPELQKTRMKLLEDCLKTSAGPCFVGLLGEKYGNIRIPGEVESAEFEMILDAAVEAKLETRILEEWYCRDENAVPPAYYLRPKSEMLKNYQNTMESSSNSMNENKWQDVSEEIKKIFKTAVKLLYEKGKMKHSQAKRYLSSAIEDELDFALGKQTPAFLKKCVCYIRKIANIERFVKIPEMGKYMDVVHTAGKFLRDPEAHEKLIKLRDEFIPTIVASSNLRVYTSVTHCDMKLGYSQEVENHYIEGLGKQFYEDMIDIIQATVQQNFDTETDLLYDEVLQHSSLCKTYSTFYEYRCEALNIVHKYVLPSKIGHINPLIIYGGPCTGKTLLLAEVAKKSYSWLQEEMGPESDPVVVIRFLGSTETSTDLKNILQSICEQLAVNYRCLVQSYPKKIHDLRDLFINLLNESSFHRPLVIIFDALEQLTDSDDGRKLWWLPIHLPRSVRIILSTLPNKHGILQKLRCLIHEEDNYIELTARDRKMCSQVLKHQLLRVKRKVTSGQQIYVNEAFSKCTLPMFVNLTFREVRNWRSHKDVDESSLCVTVHESIEQLFWSLENKCGSRLLSRALGYITMSKSGLSEMELEDILALDNSVMYELSESVRESNPLRIPYIYIARLKEGLQGYLIERQVKNVTLLLWANRHLQLIAQKLYLHNEEDVHEMHTVMAEYFLGVWSGGRRKPFYSNDQYLNGCPDHDSRGLNEDEKHCMDQTAFDRQAPDQPWVFQCNPLEPDIFFINHRKMTELIHHLTRCGRTDDLLYGVIMNFSWLYTMIRIGQFDKALSDIELAYTYSHEKELKFLASTLRSIKFKVVKYPGSLSAELQQRLLPVVSSLPKLRHLLLECDKDGPKYCSIVPLHSSMDVTYSPERLPLSSSCMHVTEILSTFNPSTIIAALENGSISTWDVETRQLLRQITTAPSVILGMKLTSDEKYLVVATTKNTLLIYDNINSCLLSEVEIKGSKHCGIAGGSSFINGFTLSVNHALAWLEASKDVTVIDLLYGWPLYHFHCWYEVTCVQCSPDGVYAFCGQYLNTTTIFHLGSGEKLATVTSEFSGGFVKFLLILDTAQEMVMVDNEGSLSVWNTEEITNPQLTDDFDCRREDSEVVSIELSEDQSAILICKALSIELLDTHVWKVAEKFRAKHNERFISAVLSKNGNCIIASMENTSAIFVWRRDTGQCMASLQEISGTIVRLIKSNHHNMLLSLSTSGVLSIWDIDIITAMSNIDKSGKPIQRLVLPARGELIYTLDGSDSVHKWNFSTGFIEAVFKHEGIVENCVLTSSGEIMVTSDDKCSQYVWHTVSGENIFRINGQKISELMITHNDQFVVSLCEQNASRVWRLATGHRVCNILVALQNAFITTANTFVVGMAKNKVLAVSLWTGSITKKFCCDDGASIVDIKLIPDCPDIIVFITSTETVNIWSLTEEVICRRVQLPTNFLKILEDFEISPNGKLGIITRGDENINVLDLYSGKLRVVHAPGIIWRQRLSRDGRYLVYICFRSEEDDDNGAVSSLIVMRLADGKNIGACSLYKTPTFLALSQRHLNIIIGFDDGSIGTYTVVDRVDAALKIKIATSNSRQIFNNTTQVIRPKCHNYSFKVTADCIWRESTEVFARDSPITVTEPEVSEATPTKKHNYCYEKVCSAIDCRGHSFAPDN, via the exons GGCCTATTGGGAGAGAAGTACGGGAACATCCGAATACCAGGGGAGGTTGAGTCAGCAGAATTTGAAATGATCCTGGATGCCGCTGTAGAGGCCAAGCTAGAGACGAGGATTTTAGAAGAGTGGTACTGCAGGGATGAGAATGCAGTGCCACCAGCATATTACCTCAGACCAAAATCTGAAATGCTGAAGAACTACCAGAATACG atggaaTCTTCTTCAAACTCTATGAATGAGAACAAATGGCAAGATGTATCAGAAGAGATTAAGAAGATTTTTAAGACTGCTGTGAAATTGCtgtatgaaaaaggaaaaatgaaacacagcCAAGCAAAGAGATATCTTTCCTCTG CTATTGAAGATGAACTTGATTTTGCCTTGGGTAAACAAACACCAGCTTTCCTAAAGAAGTGTGTTTGCTACATTCGGAAAATTGCCAACATTGAGCGTTTTGTTAAAATTCCAGAGATGGGAAAATACATGGATGTGGTACATACAGCTGGGAAGTTTCTACGAGATCCCGAAGCCCATGAGAAACTGATCAAGCTCAGGGATGAATTCATTCCTACCATCGTCGCATCATCCAATCTGAGAGTGTACACGTCCGTCACTCACTGTGACATGAAACTGGGCTACTCCCAAGAAGTGGAGAACCATTACATTGAAGGACTTGGTAAACAGTTCTATGAAGACATGATTGACATAATCCAAGCAACAGTGCAGCAGAATTTTGACACCGAGACAGACCTGCTGTATGATGAAGTTCTTCAACACTCATCGCTATGTAAAACGTACTCCACTTTTTATGAATACAGATGTGAGGCATTAAACATAGTTCACAAGTATGTTCTACCTAGCAAAATAGGACATATTAACCCTCTTATCATATACGGAGGACCATGCACCGGGAAGACTCTTTTATTAGCCGAAGTGGCGAAGAag TCCTATTCCTGGCTGCAAGAAGAGATGGGACCAGAGTCTGACCCTGTGGTAGTTATAAGATTTTTGGGATCCACGGAAACAAGTACAGATCTGAAGAATATACTTCAAAGCATTTGTGAACAATTAGCAGTCAACTATCGTTGCCTCGTACAAAGTTACCCAAAAAAGATTCATGACCTTCGGGACTTGTTCATCAATCTCTTGAATGAGTCTTCATTCCATAGGCCGCTGGTGATAATATTTGATGCCCTAGAACAGCTAACAGATAGTGATGATGGTAGGAAGCTCTGGTGGCTTCCCATTCACCTTCCACGTTCAGTACGGATAATTTTGTCAACACTGCCAAACAAGCACGGGATCCTGCAAAAACTGAGGTGCCTTATTCATGAAGAAGACAACTACATTGAATTGACTGCAAGGGATAGAAAGATGTGTAGCCAAGTACTGAAACATCAGCTGCTGCgagttaaaagaaaagtaacatCAGGGCAACAAATCTACGTCAATGAAGCATTCTCCAAGTGCACACTGCCTATGTTTGTGAACTTAACCTTCAGAGAGGTCAGGAACTGGAGATCTCACAAAGATGTGGATGAGTCCTCCCTCTGCGTCACTGTCCATGAAAGCATAGAGCAGTTGTTTTGGTCACTAGAAAACAAGTGTGGATCCAGACTATTGTCAAGAGCACTTGGCTACATCACTATGTCCAAATCTGGCCTGAGTGAAATGGAACTGGAAGATATTTTAGCCCTTGACAATAGTGTTATGTACGAACTGAGTGAGAGTGTCAGAGAAAGTAACCCACTGAGAATTCCATATATATACATTGCAAGGCTTAAGGAGGGCTTACAGGGGTACTTGATAGAGCGACAAGTGAAAAATGTGACACTTCTTCTTTGGGCAAATAGGCACTTGCAACTAATTGCCCAGAAATTGTACCTGCACAATGAAGAAGATGTACATGAAATGCACACAGTCATGGCAGAGTATTTCCTTGGTGTTTGGTCAGGCGGACGAAGAAAACCTTTTTACAGCAATGACCAATATCTGAATGGTTGTCCTGACCATGACAGTAGAGGCCTGAATGAGGATGAAAAGCATTGCATGGATCAGACTGCTTTTGACAGGCAGGCACCTGATCAGCCATGGGTCTTTCAGTGTAATCCATTAGAGCCTGATATCTTTTTTATCaatcacagaaaaatgacaGAACTTATTCATCACTTGACAAGGTGTGGAAGAACAGATGATCTTCTGTACGGAGTCATTATGAACTTCAGCTGGCTGTACACCATGATTAGAATAGGGCAGTTTGATAAAGCACTTTCTGACATAGAACTGGCTTACACCTACTCGCACGAAAAGGAGCTGAAATTTCTGGCCAGTACCCTCCGCAGTATAAAGTTTAAAGTAGTAAAATACCCAGGTTCGCTCTCTGCTGAATTGCAGCAGAGGCTTCTCCCAGTAGTAAGTTCATTGCCCAAACTCAGACATCTCCTCTTAGAATGTGACAAGGATGGACCCAAGTATTGCTCTATCGTCCCTTTGCATTCCTCCATGGATGTGACTTACAGCCCCGAGCGCCTGCCGCTGTCATCCAGCTGCATGCACGTCACTGAGATTTTGTCTACTTTTAATCCCAGCACAATTATTGCTGCTTTAGAAAATGGCTCCATCAGCACTTGGGATGTAGAGACCCGCCAGTTACTAAGGCAGATTACAACAGCTCCATCTGTTATCTTAGGGATGAAGCTTACTAGTGATGAAAAGTATCTTGTAGTGGCTACAACGAAAAACACTCTCTTGATATACGATAACATAAATTCCTGTCTTCTGTCTGAGGTGGAAATTAAGGGGTCAAAACATTGTGGAATTGCAGGGGGCTCCAGTTTTATAAACGGATTTACGTTATCAGTCAACCATGCGCTTGCTTGGCTGGAGGCCAGCAAAGACGTTACTGTAATAGATCTGCTTTATGGCTGGCCTCTCTATCACTTCCACTGCTGGTATGAAGTGACCTGTGTGCAGTGTTCTCCAGATGGAGTTTATGCGTTCTGTGGACAGTACTTGAACACCACAACCATTTTTCACTTGGGCAGTGGAGAGAAGCTGGCCACCGTGACCTCTGAATTTTCTGGTGGATTTGTGAAATTCCTTCTCATTCTGGACACAGCCCAAGAAATGGTGATGGTGGACAATGAGGGTAGCCTCTCTGTTTGGAATACAGAGGAAATCACAAATCCCCAGCTTACGGATGACTTTGACTGTAGGAGAGAAGACAGTGAAGTTGTCAGCATAGAGCTTTCTGAAGACCAAAGTGCAATTTTAATTTGTAAGGCTCTCAGCATTGAACTTCTTGACACTCATGTGTGGAAGGTGGCTGAAAAGTTTAGAGCTAAACACAATGAGCGCTTTATCTCTGCCGTGTTGTCCAAAAATGGCAACTGTATAATTGCTTCAATGGAAAATACCTCAGCCATTTTTGTTTGGAGAAGAGATACGGGACAGTGTATGGCAAGCTTACAGGAAATCTCAGGAACTATAGTCAGGCTAATTAAATCAAATCATCATAACATGCTGCTATCCTTATCCACCAGTGGTGTCCTTTCTATTTGGGATATAGACATCATAACTGCTATGTCCAATATTGACAAATCTGGCAAGCCTATCCAAAGACTGGTGTTGCCAGCCAGAGGTGAATTAATATACACATTGGATGGATCAGATTCTGTCCATAAGTGGAACTTCAGCACTGGCTTTATTGAAGCTGTGTTCAAGCATGAAGGTATTGTTGAAAACTGCGTGCTGACCTCTTCTGGAGAGATAATGGTTACATCAGATGATAAATGCAGCCAGTATGTATGGCACACGGTTAGTGGTGAAAATATCTTTCGCATTAATGGACAAAAAATCTCAGAGCTAATGATTACTCACAATGATCAATTTGTAGTCTCTCTCTGTGAGCAAAATGCATCCAGAGTTTGGCGACTGGCTACAGGACATAGGGTTTGCAATATTTTAGTTGCCTTACAGAATGCATTTATAACAACTGCAAATACATTCGTAGTTGGAATGGCGAAGAATAAAGTGTTGGCAGTGAGTCTCTGGACAGGCAGTATAACCAAGAAGTTTTGCTGTGATGATGGTGCAAGCATTGTCGATATTAAGCTGATACCAGACTGCCCAGATATTATAGTATTTATAACATCTACTGAAACTGTGAACATCTGGAGCCTAACAGAGGAAGTCATCTGCAGACGCGTACAATTGCCTAccaatttcttaaaaattttgGAAGACTTCGAAATATCTCCAAATGGGAAGCTAGGAATTATAACCCGTGGTGATGAGAACATCAATGTGCTTGATTTATACAGCGGAAAACTTCGTGTGGTTCATGCTCCGGGTATCATCTGGCGGCAGAGGCTATCTCGTGATGGCCGCTACCTTGTGTACATCTGTTTTCGCAGTGAAGAAGATGATGATAATGGTGCAGTCTCTAGCTTAATTGTAATGAGGCTAGCGGATGGCAAAAACATCGGTGCCTGTTCTCTTTATAAAACTCCCACTTTTCTTGCACTCTCACAGAgacatttaaatattattattggATTTGATGACGGAAGTATAGGTACTTACACTGTAGTGGATCGAGTCGATGCTGCACTGAAAATCAAAATTGCTACTTCAAACAGCCGTCAGATTTTCAACAACACAACACAAGTGATTAGGCCAAAATGTCACAATTATAGCTTCAAAGTGACTGCAGACTGCATTTGGAGGGAATCAACAGAAGTATTTGCAAGGGATAGTCCCATTACAGTTACAGAGCCTGAGGTGAGTGAAGCAAcaccaaccaaaaaacacaaCTATTGCTATGAGAAAGTGTGCTCAGCCATAGATTGCAGAGGACACAGTTTTGCTCCAGACAACTGA
- the NWD2 gene encoding NACHT and WD repeat domain-containing protein 2 isoform X2 codes for MILDAAVEAKLETRILEEWYCRDENAVPPAYYLRPKSEMLKNYQNTMESSSNSMNENKWQDVSEEIKKIFKTAVKLLYEKGKMKHSQAKRYLSSAIEDELDFALGKQTPAFLKKCVCYIRKIANIERFVKIPEMGKYMDVVHTAGKFLRDPEAHEKLIKLRDEFIPTIVASSNLRVYTSVTHCDMKLGYSQEVENHYIEGLGKQFYEDMIDIIQATVQQNFDTETDLLYDEVLQHSSLCKTYSTFYEYRCEALNIVHKYVLPSKIGHINPLIIYGGPCTGKTLLLAEVAKKSYSWLQEEMGPESDPVVVIRFLGSTETSTDLKNILQSICEQLAVNYRCLVQSYPKKIHDLRDLFINLLNESSFHRPLVIIFDALEQLTDSDDGRKLWWLPIHLPRSVRIILSTLPNKHGILQKLRCLIHEEDNYIELTARDRKMCSQVLKHQLLRVKRKVTSGQQIYVNEAFSKCTLPMFVNLTFREVRNWRSHKDVDESSLCVTVHESIEQLFWSLENKCGSRLLSRALGYITMSKSGLSEMELEDILALDNSVMYELSESVRESNPLRIPYIYIARLKEGLQGYLIERQVKNVTLLLWANRHLQLIAQKLYLHNEEDVHEMHTVMAEYFLGVWSGGRRKPFYSNDQYLNGCPDHDSRGLNEDEKHCMDQTAFDRQAPDQPWVFQCNPLEPDIFFINHRKMTELIHHLTRCGRTDDLLYGVIMNFSWLYTMIRIGQFDKALSDIELAYTYSHEKELKFLASTLRSIKFKVVKYPGSLSAELQQRLLPVVSSLPKLRHLLLECDKDGPKYCSIVPLHSSMDVTYSPERLPLSSSCMHVTEILSTFNPSTIIAALENGSISTWDVETRQLLRQITTAPSVILGMKLTSDEKYLVVATTKNTLLIYDNINSCLLSEVEIKGSKHCGIAGGSSFINGFTLSVNHALAWLEASKDVTVIDLLYGWPLYHFHCWYEVTCVQCSPDGVYAFCGQYLNTTTIFHLGSGEKLATVTSEFSGGFVKFLLILDTAQEMVMVDNEGSLSVWNTEEITNPQLTDDFDCRREDSEVVSIELSEDQSAILICKALSIELLDTHVWKVAEKFRAKHNERFISAVLSKNGNCIIASMENTSAIFVWRRDTGQCMASLQEISGTIVRLIKSNHHNMLLSLSTSGVLSIWDIDIITAMSNIDKSGKPIQRLVLPARGELIYTLDGSDSVHKWNFSTGFIEAVFKHEGIVENCVLTSSGEIMVTSDDKCSQYVWHTVSGENIFRINGQKISELMITHNDQFVVSLCEQNASRVWRLATGHRVCNILVALQNAFITTANTFVVGMAKNKVLAVSLWTGSITKKFCCDDGASIVDIKLIPDCPDIIVFITSTETVNIWSLTEEVICRRVQLPTNFLKILEDFEISPNGKLGIITRGDENINVLDLYSGKLRVVHAPGIIWRQRLSRDGRYLVYICFRSEEDDDNGAVSSLIVMRLADGKNIGACSLYKTPTFLALSQRHLNIIIGFDDGSIGTYTVVDRVDAALKIKIATSNSRQIFNNTTQVIRPKCHNYSFKVTADCIWRESTEVFARDSPITVTEPEVSEATPTKKHNYCYEKVCSAIDCRGHSFAPDN; via the exons ATGATCCTGGATGCCGCTGTAGAGGCCAAGCTAGAGACGAGGATTTTAGAAGAGTGGTACTGCAGGGATGAGAATGCAGTGCCACCAGCATATTACCTCAGACCAAAATCTGAAATGCTGAAGAACTACCAGAATACG atggaaTCTTCTTCAAACTCTATGAATGAGAACAAATGGCAAGATGTATCAGAAGAGATTAAGAAGATTTTTAAGACTGCTGTGAAATTGCtgtatgaaaaaggaaaaatgaaacacagcCAAGCAAAGAGATATCTTTCCTCTG CTATTGAAGATGAACTTGATTTTGCCTTGGGTAAACAAACACCAGCTTTCCTAAAGAAGTGTGTTTGCTACATTCGGAAAATTGCCAACATTGAGCGTTTTGTTAAAATTCCAGAGATGGGAAAATACATGGATGTGGTACATACAGCTGGGAAGTTTCTACGAGATCCCGAAGCCCATGAGAAACTGATCAAGCTCAGGGATGAATTCATTCCTACCATCGTCGCATCATCCAATCTGAGAGTGTACACGTCCGTCACTCACTGTGACATGAAACTGGGCTACTCCCAAGAAGTGGAGAACCATTACATTGAAGGACTTGGTAAACAGTTCTATGAAGACATGATTGACATAATCCAAGCAACAGTGCAGCAGAATTTTGACACCGAGACAGACCTGCTGTATGATGAAGTTCTTCAACACTCATCGCTATGTAAAACGTACTCCACTTTTTATGAATACAGATGTGAGGCATTAAACATAGTTCACAAGTATGTTCTACCTAGCAAAATAGGACATATTAACCCTCTTATCATATACGGAGGACCATGCACCGGGAAGACTCTTTTATTAGCCGAAGTGGCGAAGAag TCCTATTCCTGGCTGCAAGAAGAGATGGGACCAGAGTCTGACCCTGTGGTAGTTATAAGATTTTTGGGATCCACGGAAACAAGTACAGATCTGAAGAATATACTTCAAAGCATTTGTGAACAATTAGCAGTCAACTATCGTTGCCTCGTACAAAGTTACCCAAAAAAGATTCATGACCTTCGGGACTTGTTCATCAATCTCTTGAATGAGTCTTCATTCCATAGGCCGCTGGTGATAATATTTGATGCCCTAGAACAGCTAACAGATAGTGATGATGGTAGGAAGCTCTGGTGGCTTCCCATTCACCTTCCACGTTCAGTACGGATAATTTTGTCAACACTGCCAAACAAGCACGGGATCCTGCAAAAACTGAGGTGCCTTATTCATGAAGAAGACAACTACATTGAATTGACTGCAAGGGATAGAAAGATGTGTAGCCAAGTACTGAAACATCAGCTGCTGCgagttaaaagaaaagtaacatCAGGGCAACAAATCTACGTCAATGAAGCATTCTCCAAGTGCACACTGCCTATGTTTGTGAACTTAACCTTCAGAGAGGTCAGGAACTGGAGATCTCACAAAGATGTGGATGAGTCCTCCCTCTGCGTCACTGTCCATGAAAGCATAGAGCAGTTGTTTTGGTCACTAGAAAACAAGTGTGGATCCAGACTATTGTCAAGAGCACTTGGCTACATCACTATGTCCAAATCTGGCCTGAGTGAAATGGAACTGGAAGATATTTTAGCCCTTGACAATAGTGTTATGTACGAACTGAGTGAGAGTGTCAGAGAAAGTAACCCACTGAGAATTCCATATATATACATTGCAAGGCTTAAGGAGGGCTTACAGGGGTACTTGATAGAGCGACAAGTGAAAAATGTGACACTTCTTCTTTGGGCAAATAGGCACTTGCAACTAATTGCCCAGAAATTGTACCTGCACAATGAAGAAGATGTACATGAAATGCACACAGTCATGGCAGAGTATTTCCTTGGTGTTTGGTCAGGCGGACGAAGAAAACCTTTTTACAGCAATGACCAATATCTGAATGGTTGTCCTGACCATGACAGTAGAGGCCTGAATGAGGATGAAAAGCATTGCATGGATCAGACTGCTTTTGACAGGCAGGCACCTGATCAGCCATGGGTCTTTCAGTGTAATCCATTAGAGCCTGATATCTTTTTTATCaatcacagaaaaatgacaGAACTTATTCATCACTTGACAAGGTGTGGAAGAACAGATGATCTTCTGTACGGAGTCATTATGAACTTCAGCTGGCTGTACACCATGATTAGAATAGGGCAGTTTGATAAAGCACTTTCTGACATAGAACTGGCTTACACCTACTCGCACGAAAAGGAGCTGAAATTTCTGGCCAGTACCCTCCGCAGTATAAAGTTTAAAGTAGTAAAATACCCAGGTTCGCTCTCTGCTGAATTGCAGCAGAGGCTTCTCCCAGTAGTAAGTTCATTGCCCAAACTCAGACATCTCCTCTTAGAATGTGACAAGGATGGACCCAAGTATTGCTCTATCGTCCCTTTGCATTCCTCCATGGATGTGACTTACAGCCCCGAGCGCCTGCCGCTGTCATCCAGCTGCATGCACGTCACTGAGATTTTGTCTACTTTTAATCCCAGCACAATTATTGCTGCTTTAGAAAATGGCTCCATCAGCACTTGGGATGTAGAGACCCGCCAGTTACTAAGGCAGATTACAACAGCTCCATCTGTTATCTTAGGGATGAAGCTTACTAGTGATGAAAAGTATCTTGTAGTGGCTACAACGAAAAACACTCTCTTGATATACGATAACATAAATTCCTGTCTTCTGTCTGAGGTGGAAATTAAGGGGTCAAAACATTGTGGAATTGCAGGGGGCTCCAGTTTTATAAACGGATTTACGTTATCAGTCAACCATGCGCTTGCTTGGCTGGAGGCCAGCAAAGACGTTACTGTAATAGATCTGCTTTATGGCTGGCCTCTCTATCACTTCCACTGCTGGTATGAAGTGACCTGTGTGCAGTGTTCTCCAGATGGAGTTTATGCGTTCTGTGGACAGTACTTGAACACCACAACCATTTTTCACTTGGGCAGTGGAGAGAAGCTGGCCACCGTGACCTCTGAATTTTCTGGTGGATTTGTGAAATTCCTTCTCATTCTGGACACAGCCCAAGAAATGGTGATGGTGGACAATGAGGGTAGCCTCTCTGTTTGGAATACAGAGGAAATCACAAATCCCCAGCTTACGGATGACTTTGACTGTAGGAGAGAAGACAGTGAAGTTGTCAGCATAGAGCTTTCTGAAGACCAAAGTGCAATTTTAATTTGTAAGGCTCTCAGCATTGAACTTCTTGACACTCATGTGTGGAAGGTGGCTGAAAAGTTTAGAGCTAAACACAATGAGCGCTTTATCTCTGCCGTGTTGTCCAAAAATGGCAACTGTATAATTGCTTCAATGGAAAATACCTCAGCCATTTTTGTTTGGAGAAGAGATACGGGACAGTGTATGGCAAGCTTACAGGAAATCTCAGGAACTATAGTCAGGCTAATTAAATCAAATCATCATAACATGCTGCTATCCTTATCCACCAGTGGTGTCCTTTCTATTTGGGATATAGACATCATAACTGCTATGTCCAATATTGACAAATCTGGCAAGCCTATCCAAAGACTGGTGTTGCCAGCCAGAGGTGAATTAATATACACATTGGATGGATCAGATTCTGTCCATAAGTGGAACTTCAGCACTGGCTTTATTGAAGCTGTGTTCAAGCATGAAGGTATTGTTGAAAACTGCGTGCTGACCTCTTCTGGAGAGATAATGGTTACATCAGATGATAAATGCAGCCAGTATGTATGGCACACGGTTAGTGGTGAAAATATCTTTCGCATTAATGGACAAAAAATCTCAGAGCTAATGATTACTCACAATGATCAATTTGTAGTCTCTCTCTGTGAGCAAAATGCATCCAGAGTTTGGCGACTGGCTACAGGACATAGGGTTTGCAATATTTTAGTTGCCTTACAGAATGCATTTATAACAACTGCAAATACATTCGTAGTTGGAATGGCGAAGAATAAAGTGTTGGCAGTGAGTCTCTGGACAGGCAGTATAACCAAGAAGTTTTGCTGTGATGATGGTGCAAGCATTGTCGATATTAAGCTGATACCAGACTGCCCAGATATTATAGTATTTATAACATCTACTGAAACTGTGAACATCTGGAGCCTAACAGAGGAAGTCATCTGCAGACGCGTACAATTGCCTAccaatttcttaaaaattttgGAAGACTTCGAAATATCTCCAAATGGGAAGCTAGGAATTATAACCCGTGGTGATGAGAACATCAATGTGCTTGATTTATACAGCGGAAAACTTCGTGTGGTTCATGCTCCGGGTATCATCTGGCGGCAGAGGCTATCTCGTGATGGCCGCTACCTTGTGTACATCTGTTTTCGCAGTGAAGAAGATGATGATAATGGTGCAGTCTCTAGCTTAATTGTAATGAGGCTAGCGGATGGCAAAAACATCGGTGCCTGTTCTCTTTATAAAACTCCCACTTTTCTTGCACTCTCACAGAgacatttaaatattattattggATTTGATGACGGAAGTATAGGTACTTACACTGTAGTGGATCGAGTCGATGCTGCACTGAAAATCAAAATTGCTACTTCAAACAGCCGTCAGATTTTCAACAACACAACACAAGTGATTAGGCCAAAATGTCACAATTATAGCTTCAAAGTGACTGCAGACTGCATTTGGAGGGAATCAACAGAAGTATTTGCAAGGGATAGTCCCATTACAGTTACAGAGCCTGAGGTGAGTGAAGCAAcaccaaccaaaaaacacaaCTATTGCTATGAGAAAGTGTGCTCAGCCATAGATTGCAGAGGACACAGTTTTGCTCCAGACAACTGA